CCGGCCAGGACGCCCGGAACCGGCCGAAGCGAACCCCCTCGCCGTCCGCGCGGAAGGCCGGAACGAACAGGGCGCGCACGCTGAACACCAGACCCACCGCGCCGAACAGCAGGCACAGGATCGCCCAGCCCCAGAAGAAGACGGTGGCGAACAGCGACTCCTGTTCCCACGGCGTCCAGGCCCAGAACGTCCCCACCCCCAACGCCCCGGCGAGGAGCGAGGCGAGGATCATGCTCCCCGGGCCGTCCTCGTGGATCTCGTACGGTCGTCCCCCCGCGGGTACGTTCATGCCCCACCCCCCTGTCGTGTGTAGCGCCATGATGCCCACGCCCGACCCCGGGGACACCGGCCGGTTCCGGCCCCTCGGGCCGCTTGGGGGTCGGCATAGACTGACGCCGATCAGATGATCATCGGCACGGGGGAGTCGGTACGCATGGGGGCCGCGGCCGCGCTGGAGAAACTGCTGCCGGTGCTCCTCGCCTTCGGCGGTGGGGTGTTCCTCGCACGGCGCAAGACCGTCCCCGCGGAGGCCTCCAAGGCCTTCGCGGACTACGCCTTCCTCTTCGCGGTGCCCTGCTACCTCTTCGGCAACATCTACGCGAGCGACCTCGGCGCCCTGTTCGACTGGCGTGCCATCGGCGGCTACGCGGCCGCCGCCGCCCTCGCCGCCGCGGTCGTCGCCCTCGTCGCCGTCGCCCGCGGGACGCGCGAGCCGCGCGCGGTGGCGCTGCGTGTGATGGCCGGCGTGCAGGTCAACACGGCGTACTTCGCGGTGCCCGTCTTCATCACCGTGTTCGGGACCGCGGCGCCGATCTTCCCCGTGCTGCTCTTCCAGGTCTGCGTGCTGTCCCTCGTCGTCATCGCCATCATGGAACTCGGCCGCTCCGGACCGGGGACCGGCGGTCCCCGGACGAAGCTCGCGCGCGCCGTCGCGGCCTCGCTCGCCACTCCGCTGGTGCTGGCCTGCAACGCCGGAATCGTCTTGAACCTGCTGTCGGTGCGGGTGCCGGGAGTGGTGTTGGAGGGTGCCGCGTTCGTCGGCGACAGCGCCTCCCCGGTCGCCCTGTTCGCGCTGGGTCTGCACCTCGGGGGAGCCGGGCTGGACGTCCGCGGCACCACGCGCGAGGAACTGCTGCTGATCGGGTTCAAGTGCCTGGCGTTCCCGCTGCTGGCCTGGGCGGTGTGCGGGTGGCTGTTCGGCGTACGGGGCGACTGGTTGGCGTACCTCGTCCTGATCGCGGCCATGCCGACCCCGCAGAACCTGTTCATCTTCGCGCAGCGCTACGACGTGGGTGTCGACCTCTCCGCCTCGCTCGTGATCAAGAGTTCGATGGTTTCCCTCCTGCTGCTGCCCCTGTGGTTGCAGACTGTCGTCTCATGATCGAACAACGTGCGAACACCGCGAACCCGCCGGATCCCGCCCTGAAGGCAGCCACCCTCGGGCTGTTGGCCGCCTGGATCGCGCACGACCTGGAAGAGGTCGCCACCATGGCCCGTTGGTCCCGCACCCGGGTGCCCGTCCTGCGCGAGCGCCACCCCCGGGTGCCCGAACGGTTCTGGCGGAGCGTCACGGAGGTGGACGGACGGGAGTTCGCCACGGCCGTCGGATTCATGGGCCTGATCGTCGCGGCGGCCGCCGCGGACGGTCTGCGCACCGGCGGGCGCTCCGCCTTCTACCAGGCCTCCCTGCACGGATTCGGCCTGCACGGGCTGGTCCACCTCGCCAACTCCGCCGCCACCCGCGGCTACACCCCCGGGGTCGTCACGTCCCCGCTGATCGTGGTCCCCTTCACCCTCTGGGCCCGCGGCCGGCTGCGCCGCGCCGGTGTGCTGCGGCCCACCCGGGCGCGCGACGCAGTACTCGGCCTCGGTCTGGCCGCCGCGGCCACCGCCACCACGCACGCCGCGGCCCGGCTGATCCGGCGTCCCGCGCTCGTTCCCCCGGGCGGGTGCCGCTCGTTCACCGCGCATGGAGCCCCTGCCGACCACCGCGGCGCCGGGCGTCGCTGAACGCGCCGACGCCGCGGCCGATGCCGCCTGCCACCTCTACGACGCCGTCGCGCCTCGGGGCGCCTGCGAACCGGGCGGGTGGAGCCGGACCGCCGCCGAGGACGCCGCCGAAGCCATCGAAACCACCGCGCACGCCCTCGCGTTCATCCGTCCGGGCGCCGACGTCGTCCTGGCGCCGGTGCACACGGCCCTCGCGGAACTGCGCCGCCGGCTGGAGTTGTCGCCCGCCGACCCGTTGACCGCCGAGGGGGTTCCGGCCACGCCGCGTACGGTCGGCAATCCGCGCCGGACCCGCTGGGCGCGGGTGCCTCACCCGACGCGGGCGCCGGCGACGGCGGTGTCGAACAGGGCCCTGACCTCCTTGCCGAAGTAGGAGCTGTACGAGACGTCGGGCGTGTCCCCGCCCGTCTTCCAGCCGCCGATCACCCCGATCACGTCCCCGGTCCTGGTCTTCGCGTCGTAACGCGCCAGGAACGGGCCGCCGCTGGTCCCACCGGGGTATCCGGTGCAGGCGATGCGAAGGAAGGAGCCGGGGATGCGCGCGTCCTTGCTGGTGAACTTCGTGGTCCGGTTGACGCACACCCGGGGGCGGGCGGCCGACGACGGATGGCCGATCAGCGTGACCCGGGGGTGTGCGTAGGGGCCACCGGTGAGCAGCCGGTTCCCGCCGACCACGTCCTGCACCCGGCGCCCCTTGGAGCCCGGTCCGACCTGCGCGAAGGCCACGTCGAGGGTGGCCGCCCGGTTGGCGCCCTGGCTGCGGTAGCGGGGGTGGATCCACACCTTCGAGCGGCCCTTGGCGTCGCGCAGCACGGGGAACATGCCGTAGGGCCGGGGGTTGCGGGCCGTGTAGCGCGGTACGAAGGCCACCTTCCGGGTGTCGGAGCCGAGCAGGCAGTGCGCGGCGCTGAGCACCAGGTTGCGGCCGGGCGAGGCGACCACGCTCGCCGTGCAGAAGTACGCGCCGGCGCCCTTCATGACGAACATCCTGCCGACGACCGGGATGCCGTCGAAGTTCGCGCCGGTGCCGGGGCCCGCCAGAGCGGCGCCGACGGTGTCCCCGGCCCGGTCGGACTCGGCGGACGGTCGGGATACGGGGCCGGCCGAGGCCGCGGTCACCGGGGTGACGGCCGGGCCGGCGGCCGTATCCGGGGCGCGGCCCGCGCCCCGGGCACCGGCCGGTACGGCCGAGTCGGGGGCGGCGTCCGGTGCGAGGGGCGCCGGGGTCGCGGAGGCCATTCGTTCGGCGGTCCAGAAGGACTGCGCCTCCCGGACCGACCACCGGCCGACGGCCCGTGCGGTGCCGGCCTCGGCGACCGGCAGCGGGCCGCCGAGCAGCGCCAGCGCGGTCGCTGCCGCCGCCATGGTCAAGGTGCGTCGCATGCGGGGCTCCCTAGATCGCTTGGGGGAAGCGGAACAACCGGTTCGGGTCATGGGCGCGTCGGACCTCCTGGAGGCGGGTGAGGTTCGTCCCGTAGTAGGCGGCGCGCCAGTCGACGAGCTTCGGATCGACGTAGTTCTGGTACGCGCGACCGCTCGCCCAGGGGCGCAGGTCCTGCCAGAGCCCGTCGAGCCAGCCCTGGTGCCGGGCCACCTCGCCGGCCGACGCGGACTCGGGCCAGTAGGCGAGGTACTGGGACAGGAACGCGCTGTCGCGGTGGACGAAGGCGGTGTCGGAGGGGGCCGGCCGGTTCATTGCCCCGCCGCACTCCCCGAGGAACTGGACCACGCCCCGCCCACCGGCCGGCGCCGCCCGCGCGTAGCCGCGCACGGCGGCCAACACCGCCCGGACGGCCGCCTCCGGCAGCCCGGCGCCGGTCCAGAAGTCCGAGCGGGCCGCGTACGAGGACCGGCCGATCACCCCGCGCGGGTCGTGGCCGGGCAGCGTGCCCGGCAGGCGGCACCGGGCGGCGGCCCGCTCCTCGCAGCCGGCCATGGCCCGCAGGGTGTCCCCGTACCCCCGTACGACGAGGTGACGGTCCCGCGGTTCCCGGCCGACCAGATCGGACAGCCGGGTCAACTGCCGTTCCAGCTCGTCCCGCCCGTCGAAGCACAACACCTTGACGGACGGCACGGGCTCCGGACCGGACTCGATCACGAACTCCACGTGGCTCCAGAACGGGTCCGGCAGCCCGCTCGACCAGCGCTGCCAGCCGCTCAGCACCGCCGCGGACCGCGCGCCCGACCAGTGCAGTTCGGCGAAGGCCGCGTCCCCGACCGGGTGGGTGCGGAACCGGAACTCCGTCACCACGCCGAAGTTGCCGCCGCCACCGCCGCGCAGCGCCCAGAAGAGGTCGGGATCGTGTCCCGCGTCGACCTCGCGGACGACGCCGTCGGGAGTGACCACCCGGGCGCCGGTCAACGCGTCCGAGGTGGTGCCGTGCACCCGCGAGGCGAGTCCCATGCCGCCGCCCAGCGCGAGCCCGGCGATCCCGACCGAGGGACACAGCCCGGTCGGGATGCCCCGACCGCGTGCGGCGAGCGCGGCGTTGACCTCGCCGAGGCGGGCGCCGGCTCCGATCCGTGCCCCGTCCCCCTCGACCGCCACCTCGGCCATCGCCCCGACGTCGACCACGAGCCCGCCGTCGCCGCCGGACCAGCCCGCGTAGCCGTGGCCGCCACCGCGCGGCACCACCGGCACGGCGGAACGACGGGCGAAGTCCAGGCAGGCGGCCACGTCCGAGGCGTGCGCCGGATAGGCCACCGCGAGCGGCGCGAGGGTGTCGTAACGGGGCTGGAAGAGCCGGCGCGCCTCGGGGTAGTCCGGGTCGCCCGGCACAACGATCCGCCCGTCCAACGAGCGGGCGAGCGCGGCGAAGTCGGGGCCGCGTCCTGGGCGCCGGGAGGGACGGCGTACGGGGTCCGAGGGACCCCGCGCGGTCGCCCCGACCGTGGCCAGGACTGCGGCGGCCGCGCTCGTGAGGACCTGACGGCGGTGCGGGCTCATGCCCCCTTCCTGCCATCGGCCGGCCGGTTCGGGGCGAAGGCGGGACCACAAAGGTCGAGTTGCCCCCCGAACGGCCCAGGAACCCGCTCCTCCCCGTTCCCCCCCGCCCGGCCGGACGCACCGGGTCACGGGGGACCGGGTGCGTCCGTATCGGGGGTGCGGGCCAGCAGGAAGCCCTGGGGGGAACGTTCCCCGTCATCGGGTTCGCGGACCAGGCGGGCCACCTCGGTCAGGCCGGCCCCGGTCAGCAGCGCGGCCACCCGCTCCGGCGGGACCCCGTACACGTCGAGGTCGACGGGGTGCCCGTACGCCCGCTCCAGCCGGGTCCGGTACTCCCCGGCCTTGAACGCGATCAGCAGGTGGCCGCCCGGAGCGAGCACCCGCGCGCACTCGGCGAACACCGGCGGCAGGTCCTGTGGCGGGGTGTGCACGGTGGAGTACCAGAGCAACACCCCGCCCAAAACCCCGTCGGCCACGTCCAGCGCCGCCATGGAACCCACCTCGAACCGCAGTCCCGGATGGGACCGACGGGCCACCGCCACCATCGCGGGCGACAGGTCCACGCCGAAGGCCCGCACGCCGAGACCGCTCAGGTGCGCCGTCACCCGGCCGGGGCCGCAACCCAGGTCCGCGACGGCGCGACCCGGGCCGCCGTCCCCGTCCCGCACGCATTCGGCGAAGGCGGCCAGCATCGCGCGGTCCAGCGGTTTGCGGGCCAACTCCGACTCCAGGAGCCGGGCGTAGTCGACGGCGACGGCGTCATAGGACACCCGCACCGAATGCAGGTTCGAGGTGGCGTTCATGCCCCTGGACAGTAGCCCGCGCGGAGGCCGGACTCACCCCCCGCACAGCGGATTGGGAAGGTCGGCCCACTGGTCGCCCGGCGTGCCGGGGCTGAGCCGCATCAGCGTGAGTGCCTTGACCGGCAGCGGCCCGGACCGCAGGGCCTCGGTGTCCGCCGTGGCGGGGAGGTCCGCCAATCGCCCCAGGGCCTCGCCCAGCGCGGGCGCCGACCCCGCCGTGGCGGCGAGGGCCCCGGCCGCCAGCGAGCCGAACAGCTTGCGCCGCAGCACCGTCTCGTCGTCGGTGACCAGCCGTCCCGACACCGGCGGCACCGCCAGCCCGTGCCGGGCCAACCGGGCCGGGCTGATCCGGATGTCGGCGAGGTCGCGGTAGACCAGCCGCAGCGGCGACCCGGTGGGGGAGAGGACGACCAGCAGGTTCTGGCCGTGGGCCTCCAGGGCCACCCCGAGGTCCAACACCTCCAGGCACACCGACAGGGCCAGGCCGGCGAAGTCCGCCCGCCAGGCCGGCGAGGCGGCGAGCGGGGTGCCCGCGAGGGCCGCCACCGGAACGACCCGCTCGCCCGGGCCCGCGTACGCCTCCGGGGGCTCGCGCAAGACCGTCGCCAGGTCCGGGCTGTGCGCGGTCGCGGCGGCCAGGGTGCGGGTGACGTGGAGGCGGCCGCCGAGCCGCTCCGACACGGAGTGCGCGAAGGCGGACACGGCGGCCGCCGTCTCGATCGAATAGCCGGAGATGTCCCGCACCGAGGAGGTGAGCCGGGTGCTCAGCGAGGTCTTCACATGGGGTCCGCCCCCGACCGGGGCGAGGGTCCGCAGCGACATCAGCGGATGCGCGGTCGGGAAGGGGCCGCCCCCGCTCCGCGCGCCGCCCTGCTTCAGGACGTGCTCCGCCTGCCACGGGTGCACCGGGAGCAGCACGTGCCCCCCGTCCCGCAGCTCGGCCGGCCAGTCCCCGGTGACCAGGCACTCCTCGGCCCGGACGGAGACCATCCCGAGCGGTACGAGCGGCCGGTGCTCGGGTGCGTACGCCAACTGCTCCGCCACCGAGAAGCCGGGACGGGAGCGACAGTTGGGGTGGTAGGGGTGGCCGTCGACCACGCGCTGTTCCCACTCCCAGCCCGCTCGCGGGGCGGGGTCCGTCGCGGGGTCGGGCTGCCCCGCCCGGGACAGCGCCAGCGAGGCCGTGCTGTCGTCCAGCTCGGCGGCGAACGCGGCCCCGTGCGGCACGT
This region of Streptomyces sp. NBC_00513 genomic DNA includes:
- a CDS encoding AEC family transporter, with product MIIGTGESVRMGAAAALEKLLPVLLAFGGGVFLARRKTVPAEASKAFADYAFLFAVPCYLFGNIYASDLGALFDWRAIGGYAAAAALAAAVVALVAVARGTREPRAVALRVMAGVQVNTAYFAVPVFITVFGTAAPIFPVLLFQVCVLSLVVIAIMELGRSGPGTGGPRTKLARAVAASLATPLVLACNAGIVLNLLSVRVPGVVLEGAAFVGDSASPVALFALGLHLGGAGLDVRGTTREELLLIGFKCLAFPLLAWAVCGWLFGVRGDWLAYLVLIAAMPTPQNLFIFAQRYDVGVDLSASLVIKSSMVSLLLLPLWLQTVVS
- a CDS encoding HXXEE domain-containing protein, which translates into the protein MIEQRANTANPPDPALKAATLGLLAAWIAHDLEEVATMARWSRTRVPVLRERHPRVPERFWRSVTEVDGREFATAVGFMGLIVAAAAADGLRTGGRSAFYQASLHGFGLHGLVHLANSAATRGYTPGVVTSPLIVVPFTLWARGRLRRAGVLRPTRARDAVLGLGLAAAATATTHAAARLIRRPALVPPGGCRSFTAHGAPADHRGAGRR
- a CDS encoding trypsin-like serine protease gives rise to the protein MRRTLTMAAAATALALLGGPLPVAEAGTARAVGRWSVREAQSFWTAERMASATPAPLAPDAAPDSAVPAGARGAGRAPDTAAGPAVTPVTAASAGPVSRPSAESDRAGDTVGAALAGPGTGANFDGIPVVGRMFVMKGAGAYFCTASVVASPGRNLVLSAAHCLLGSDTRKVAFVPRYTARNPRPYGMFPVLRDAKGRSKVWIHPRYRSQGANRAATLDVAFAQVGPGSKGRRVQDVVGGNRLLTGGPYAHPRVTLIGHPSSAARPRVCVNRTTKFTSKDARIPGSFLRIACTGYPGGTSGGPFLARYDAKTRTGDVIGVIGGWKTGGDTPDVSYSSYFGKEVRALFDTAVAGARVG
- a CDS encoding FAD-binding oxidoreductase, yielding MSPHRRQVLTSAAAAVLATVGATARGPSDPVRRPSRRPGRGPDFAALARSLDGRIVVPGDPDYPEARRLFQPRYDTLAPLAVAYPAHASDVAACLDFARRSAVPVVPRGGGHGYAGWSGGDGGLVVDVGAMAEVAVEGDGARIGAGARLGEVNAALAARGRGIPTGLCPSVGIAGLALGGGMGLASRVHGTTSDALTGARVVTPDGVVREVDAGHDPDLFWALRGGGGGNFGVVTEFRFRTHPVGDAAFAELHWSGARSAAVLSGWQRWSSGLPDPFWSHVEFVIESGPEPVPSVKVLCFDGRDELERQLTRLSDLVGREPRDRHLVVRGYGDTLRAMAGCEERAAARCRLPGTLPGHDPRGVIGRSSYAARSDFWTGAGLPEAAVRAVLAAVRGYARAAPAGGRGVVQFLGECGGAMNRPAPSDTAFVHRDSAFLSQYLAYWPESASAGEVARHQGWLDGLWQDLRPWASGRAYQNYVDPKLVDWRAAYYGTNLTRLQEVRRAHDPNRLFRFPQAI
- a CDS encoding class I SAM-dependent methyltransferase, with the protein product MNATSNLHSVRVSYDAVAVDYARLLESELARKPLDRAMLAAFAECVRDGDGGPGRAVADLGCGPGRVTAHLSGLGVRAFGVDLSPAMVAVARRSHPGLRFEVGSMAALDVADGVLGGVLLWYSTVHTPPQDLPPVFAECARVLAPGGHLLIAFKAGEYRTRLERAYGHPVDLDVYGVPPERVAALLTGAGLTEVARLVREPDDGERSPQGFLLARTPDTDAPGPP
- a CDS encoding IucA/IucC family protein, yielding MAAYAAELEGARAAVLTRLWRALAFEPLPWVVRRESGPDSLVLVTASGGRLEGPLPDPYATGSRVTEVRLDGQAYRHAARLVSALDVPHGAAFAAELDDSTASLALSRAGQPDPATDPAPRAGWEWEQRVVDGHPYHPNCRSRPGFSVAEQLAYAPEHRPLVPLGMVSVRAEECLVTGDWPAELRDGGHVLLPVHPWQAEHVLKQGGARSGGGPFPTAHPLMSLRTLAPVGGGPHVKTSLSTRLTSSVRDISGYSIETAAAVSAFAHSVSERLGGRLHVTRTLAAATAHSPDLATVLREPPEAYAGPGERVVPVAALAGTPLAASPAWRADFAGLALSVCLEVLDLGVALEAHGQNLLVVLSPTGSPLRLVYRDLADIRISPARLARHGLAVPPVSGRLVTDDETVLRRKLFGSLAAGALAATAGSAPALGEALGRLADLPATADTEALRSGPLPVKALTLMRLSPGTPGDQWADLPNPLCGG